A portion of the Streptomyces platensis genome contains these proteins:
- the ileS gene encoding isoleucine--tRNA ligase: MSPQPQYRQVPAQVDLPALEHAVLEFWQEQKVFARTLQQSEGRPEWVFYEGPPTANGMPGAHHIEARVFKDVFPRFRTMQGYHVDRKAGWDCHGLPVELAVEKELGFSGKKDIEAYGIAEFNAKCRESVTRHTDAFAELTTRMGYWTDLDAPYRTMDPDYIESVWWSLKEIFGKGLLVQDHRVAPWCPRCGTGLSDHELAQGYENVVDPSVFVRLPLTSGPLAGRAALLIWTTTPWTLVSNTAVAAHPDVTYVVATDGTEQLVVAEPLLEKALGEGWSATGESFTGREMERWAYERPFGLVELDGANIVVNAEYVTTDDGTGLVHQAPAFGEDDLKTCKAYDLPVINPVRPDGTFEEQLALIGGQFFKKADETLVADLDARGLLFRHLAYEHSYPHCWRCHTALLYYAQPSWYIRTTAIKDALLRENENTNWFPESVKHGRFGDWLNNNIDWALSRNRYWGTPLPIWRCEEDHLTCVGSLAELTELTGTDQSELDPHRPFIDAITFACPTCQGTATRVPEVIDAWYDSGSMPFAQWGYPYRNKELFEKRYPAQFISEAIDQTRGWFYTLMAVGTLVFDKSSYENVVCLGHILAEDGRKMSKHLGNTLQPIPLMDQHGADAVRWFMAAGGSPWAARRVGHSTIQEVVRKTLLTYWNTVAFQALYARTTGWAPSAADPAPADRPLLDRWLLGELNGLVEQVTESLEAFDTQRAGKLLSSFVDDLSNWYVRRSRRRFWQGDAAALRTLHEVIETVTRLMAPLTPFVTERVWQDLIVPVTPDAPDSVHLSTWPVADRTLIDPALSGQMQLVRRLVELGRATRAESGVKTRQPLSRALVAAHGFAGLSEDLRAQIAEELNVSSLASLSEVGGSLVDTTAKANFRALGKRFGKGVQAVAKAVAAADAAALSLALREGTASVEVDGETVSLAPDEVIITETPREGWSVASDAGATVALDLEITPELRRAGLARDAIRLIQDARKNSGLDVADRIALRWQSTDEEVRTALTDHTGLISDEVLATDFAPGEADASYGSAFTDESLALTFRLRKA; encoded by the coding sequence ATGAGTCCGCAGCCCCAGTACCGCCAGGTACCCGCCCAGGTAGACCTCCCCGCCCTTGAGCACGCCGTGCTCGAGTTCTGGCAGGAGCAGAAGGTCTTCGCCCGCACCCTCCAGCAGTCCGAGGGACGCCCCGAGTGGGTCTTCTACGAGGGCCCCCCGACCGCCAATGGCATGCCCGGCGCGCACCACATCGAGGCGCGCGTCTTCAAGGACGTCTTCCCCCGGTTCCGCACGATGCAGGGCTACCACGTCGACCGCAAGGCCGGCTGGGACTGCCACGGCCTCCCGGTCGAGCTGGCCGTGGAGAAGGAGCTGGGCTTCAGCGGCAAGAAGGACATCGAGGCGTACGGCATCGCCGAGTTCAACGCCAAGTGCCGGGAGTCGGTGACCCGCCACACCGATGCCTTCGCCGAGCTCACGACCCGTATGGGCTACTGGACCGACCTGGACGCCCCGTACCGCACGATGGACCCCGACTACATCGAGTCGGTGTGGTGGTCGCTGAAGGAGATCTTCGGCAAGGGCCTGCTGGTCCAGGACCACCGCGTCGCCCCCTGGTGCCCGCGCTGCGGCACCGGCCTGTCGGACCACGAACTGGCGCAGGGCTACGAGAACGTCGTCGACCCCTCGGTCTTCGTCCGCCTGCCGCTGACCTCCGGCCCGCTGGCCGGCCGGGCCGCGCTGCTCATCTGGACGACCACCCCCTGGACCCTGGTCTCCAACACCGCCGTCGCCGCGCACCCCGACGTCACCTATGTCGTGGCCACCGACGGCACCGAGCAGCTGGTCGTCGCCGAGCCGCTGCTGGAGAAGGCCCTCGGCGAGGGCTGGAGCGCCACCGGTGAGTCGTTCACCGGCCGCGAGATGGAGCGCTGGGCCTACGAGCGCCCCTTCGGCCTCGTCGAGCTCGACGGCGCCAACATCGTCGTCAACGCCGAGTACGTCACCACCGACGACGGCACCGGCCTCGTCCACCAGGCCCCGGCCTTCGGTGAGGACGACCTCAAGACCTGCAAGGCGTACGACCTCCCGGTGATCAACCCGGTCCGCCCGGACGGCACCTTCGAGGAGCAACTGGCCCTGATCGGCGGCCAGTTCTTCAAGAAGGCTGACGAAACGCTGGTCGCCGACCTGGACGCCCGCGGTCTGCTCTTCCGGCACCTCGCGTACGAGCACAGCTACCCGCACTGCTGGCGCTGCCACACCGCGCTGCTCTACTACGCCCAGCCGTCCTGGTACATCCGCACCACCGCGATCAAGGACGCCCTGCTCCGGGAGAACGAGAACACCAACTGGTTCCCCGAGTCTGTCAAGCACGGCCGCTTCGGCGACTGGCTCAACAACAACATCGACTGGGCGCTGTCCCGCAACCGCTACTGGGGCACCCCGCTGCCCATCTGGCGCTGCGAGGAGGACCACCTCACCTGCGTCGGCTCGCTCGCCGAGCTGACCGAGCTGACCGGCACCGACCAGTCCGAACTGGACCCGCACCGCCCGTTCATCGACGCGATCACCTTCGCCTGCCCGACCTGCCAGGGCACCGCGACCCGCGTCCCGGAGGTCATCGACGCCTGGTACGACTCGGGCTCGATGCCGTTCGCGCAGTGGGGCTACCCGTACCGCAACAAGGAGCTGTTCGAGAAGCGCTACCCGGCGCAGTTCATCTCCGAGGCCATCGACCAGACCCGCGGCTGGTTCTACACACTGATGGCGGTCGGCACCCTCGTCTTCGACAAGTCCTCGTACGAGAACGTGGTCTGCCTCGGCCACATCCTCGCCGAGGACGGCCGGAAGATGTCCAAGCACCTGGGCAACACCCTCCAGCCGATCCCGCTCATGGACCAGCACGGCGCCGACGCGGTCCGCTGGTTCATGGCCGCCGGCGGCTCGCCCTGGGCCGCCCGCCGGGTGGGCCACTCCACCATCCAGGAAGTCGTCCGCAAGACGCTGCTGACGTACTGGAACACCGTCGCCTTCCAGGCCCTGTACGCCCGGACGACCGGCTGGGCGCCCTCCGCGGCCGACCCGGCCCCCGCCGACCGCCCGCTGCTGGACCGCTGGCTGCTCGGTGAGCTGAACGGCCTGGTCGAGCAGGTCACCGAGTCGCTGGAGGCCTTCGACACCCAGCGCGCCGGCAAGCTTCTCTCGTCCTTCGTCGACGACCTCTCCAACTGGTACGTACGCCGCTCCCGCCGCCGCTTCTGGCAGGGCGACGCCGCCGCGCTGCGCACGCTCCACGAGGTCATCGAGACCGTCACCCGTCTCATGGCGCCCCTCACCCCGTTCGTCACCGAGCGGGTCTGGCAGGACCTGATCGTCCCGGTCACCCCGGACGCCCCGGACTCGGTCCACCTCTCCACCTGGCCGGTCGCCGACCGGACGCTCATCGACCCGGCGCTGTCCGGCCAGATGCAGCTGGTGCGCCGGCTGGTCGAGCTGGGCCGGGCGACCCGCGCCGAGTCGGGCGTCAAGACCCGCCAGCCGCTGTCCCGTGCACTGGTCGCGGCGCACGGCTTCGCGGGCCTGTCCGAGGACCTGCGCGCGCAGATCGCCGAGGAGCTCAACGTGAGCTCGCTGGCCTCGCTGTCGGAGGTCGGCGGATCCCTGGTCGACACCACCGCCAAGGCGAACTTCCGGGCCCTGGGCAAGCGGTTCGGCAAGGGTGTCCAGGCGGTCGCCAAGGCCGTCGCCGCGGCGGACGCCGCCGCCCTCTCGCTCGCCCTGCGCGAGGGCACCGCGAGCGTCGAGGTGGACGGCGAGACCGTCTCGCTCGCCCCCGACGAGGTGATCATCACCGAAACCCCGCGGGAGGGCTGGTCGGTGGCCTCCGACGCGGGCGCGACGGTCGCCCTCGACCTGGAGATCACCCCGGAGCTGCGCCGGGCGGGCCTGGCCCGCGACGCGATCCGGCTGATCCAGGACGCCCGTAAGAACAGCGGCCTCGACGTCGCCGACCGGATCGCGCTGCGCTGGCAGTCCACCGACGAGGAGGTGCGCACGGCGCTGACCGACCACACCGGCCTGATCTCCGACGAGGTGCTCGCCACGGACTTCGCCCCCGGCGAGGCCGACGCCTCCTACGGCTCCGCGTTCACCGACGAGAGCCTGGCTCTCACGTTCCGGCTGCGCAAGGCGTAA
- a CDS encoding cell division protein FtsQ/DivIB, with product MAGPTTARRGEKKSLSGPPSAAAPPGRRFRWERLPLRAPSRRSLIIILIVAVLLGAFGVWALYASNWLRVERVSPVGTKVLTPHEVVAAADAPMNAPLASVDTDVLAHRLRARLPRIKTVDVERSWPNTISLKVTERVPELLLRSGGKFVEVDAGGVRFATVGTAPKGVPLLEMAASDSPSLYRFGIDRLRRAAVEVAQDLPAVVRKDVRKVRVRSYDAITLELTGDRTVAWGSREQGAEKAKVLTALLKAARDARHFDISVPSAPAVSRS from the coding sequence GTGGCCGGACCGACAACCGCCCGGCGAGGCGAGAAGAAGTCACTGTCCGGCCCGCCCTCCGCCGCGGCACCCCCCGGGCGAAGATTCCGGTGGGAGCGCCTTCCCCTTCGCGCGCCGAGCCGTCGCAGTCTGATCATCATCTTGATCGTCGCGGTGCTGCTCGGCGCGTTCGGCGTCTGGGCCCTCTATGCCTCGAACTGGCTCCGGGTGGAGCGCGTCAGCCCCGTCGGCACCAAAGTGCTGACACCGCACGAGGTCGTCGCCGCGGCGGACGCCCCGATGAACGCGCCGCTGGCCTCGGTCGATACGGACGTGCTGGCCCACCGGCTGCGCGCACGGCTGCCGCGCATCAAGACCGTGGACGTCGAGCGGTCCTGGCCGAACACAATCAGCCTGAAGGTGACCGAAAGGGTGCCGGAACTGCTGCTGCGATCGGGCGGAAAGTTTGTCGAAGTGGACGCCGGGGGCGTCCGGTTCGCCACCGTCGGCACGGCCCCCAAGGGCGTTCCGCTTCTGGAAATGGCCGCGTCCGACTCCCCGAGTCTGTATCGGTTCGGAATCGACCGGTTGCGGCGCGCCGCGGTCGAGGTCGCCCAGGATCTGCCGGCAGTCGTACGCAAAGACGTACGGAAGGTCCGCGTACGGTCCTACGACGCCATCACCCTCGAACTGACCGGCGACCGCACGGTCGCGTGGGGCAGCCGCGAACAGGGCGCCGAAAAGGCAAAGGTGCTGACCGCGCTGCTGAAAGCGGCCCGTGACGCCCGCCACTTCGACATCTCGGTGCCCAGCGCCCCTGCGGTGTCCCGGAGTTGA
- a CDS encoding cell division protein SepF — protein MAGAMRKMAVYLGLVEDDGYDGRGFDPDDEFEPELDPEPDRGRRQQHPVQAEIPPEREEPVRAVTPPAQREPAPLAAENGRPARIAPVASITPDRPNLEKNAPVIMPKVVSEREPYRITTLHPRTYNEARTIGEHFREGTPVIMNLTEMDDTDAKRLVDFAAGLVFGLHGSIERVTQKVFLLSPANVDVTAEDKARIAEGGFFNQS, from the coding sequence ATGGCCGGCGCGATGCGCAAGATGGCGGTCTACCTCGGCCTCGTGGAGGACGATGGGTACGACGGCCGGGGGTTCGACCCCGATGACGAGTTCGAGCCCGAGCTTGACCCTGAGCCCGACCGCGGGCGGCGTCAACAGCACCCGGTGCAGGCCGAAATTCCCCCGGAACGGGAGGAACCCGTCCGTGCCGTGACGCCTCCGGCGCAACGTGAACCGGCCCCGCTTGCCGCGGAAAACGGACGACCCGCGCGAATCGCCCCCGTGGCATCCATCACACCCGACCGTCCGAATCTGGAGAAGAACGCACCGGTGATCATGCCCAAGGTTGTGTCCGAGCGGGAGCCCTACCGCATCACCACACTTCACCCCCGGACCTACAACGAAGCCCGTACCATCGGGGAACACTTCCGTGAGGGCACTCCGGTGATCATGAATCTGACCGAGATGGACGACACCGACGCGAAGCGACTTGTCGACTTTGCGGCCGGTTTGGTGTTTGGTCTTCACGGCAGCATCGAACGGGTGACGCAGAAGGTGTTCCTGTTGTCGCCTGCTAACGTCGATGTCACGGCGGAGGACAAGGCCCGTATCGCAGAGGGCGGGTTCTTCAACCAGAGCTGA
- the pgeF gene encoding peptidoglycan editing factor PgeF produces the protein MIGQQHHESGAHFAFTDRWGGVSAAPYDQLNLGGAVGDDPQAVHANRARTAVELGLDPAAVVWMNQVHGRDVAVVDGPWRHGDDIPGVDAVVTERRGLALAVLTADCTPVLLADPVAGIAGAAHAGRPGLVAGVVPAVVEAMVKRGAEPARMIAYTGPAICGRCYEVPDQMRSDVAAVVPEARAMTSWGTPAVDVTAGVRAQLAAQGVLVREDSHICTRESADHFSYRRDRTTGRLASYVWLGDTPGPGLGEATL, from the coding sequence GTGATAGGGCAACAGCACCACGAGAGCGGCGCGCACTTCGCCTTCACCGACAGGTGGGGCGGGGTGAGCGCCGCTCCGTACGATCAGCTCAACCTGGGCGGCGCGGTCGGCGACGACCCGCAGGCCGTGCACGCCAACCGGGCCCGCACCGCGGTGGAACTCGGTCTCGACCCGGCCGCCGTGGTCTGGATGAACCAGGTGCACGGCCGGGACGTCGCGGTGGTCGACGGGCCCTGGCGGCACGGCGACGACATCCCCGGTGTGGACGCGGTGGTGACGGAGCGCCGGGGCCTCGCGCTCGCGGTCCTGACCGCCGACTGCACCCCGGTCCTGCTCGCCGACCCGGTCGCCGGGATCGCGGGGGCCGCACACGCCGGCCGGCCCGGCCTGGTCGCCGGGGTCGTCCCGGCGGTGGTCGAGGCGATGGTGAAGCGGGGCGCGGAGCCGGCGCGGATGATCGCGTACACCGGACCGGCGATCTGCGGGCGCTGTTACGAGGTGCCCGATCAGATGCGGTCCGATGTGGCCGCGGTGGTCCCCGAGGCCCGCGCGATGACCAGCTGGGGCACTCCCGCGGTCGATGTCACCGCGGGGGTACGGGCCCAACTCGCCGCGCAGGGCGTGCTGGTGCGTGAAGATTCCCACATCTGCACCCGCGAATCCGCGGACCATTTCTCGTATCGACGCGACCGTACGACGGGGCGGCTCGCGAGCTATGTATGGCTCGGGGACACCCCCGGCCCGGGGCTGGGGGAGGCCACGCTGTGA
- a CDS encoding YggS family pyridoxal phosphate-dependent enzyme, with amino-acid sequence MTEDRKAQLAENLAQVEERISAACAKAGRPRDEVNLIVVTKTYPASDVRLLAELGVRQVAENRDQEAAPKAAECADLPLTWNFVGQLQTNKVRSVAGYAGIVQSVDRARLVTALDKEAVRTGRELGCLIQVALDAESGVRGERGGVAADGVAVLAEQIAGAQGLRLDGVMTVAPLAGPYAGRELAAFERLMEISSDLRGNHPAANMVSAGMSADLEEAVAAGATHVRVGTAVLGVRPRLR; translated from the coding sequence GTGACGGAGGACCGCAAGGCGCAACTGGCAGAGAACCTGGCGCAGGTGGAGGAACGTATCTCTGCCGCCTGCGCCAAGGCCGGCCGGCCGCGTGACGAGGTGAACCTGATCGTGGTCACCAAGACCTACCCCGCGAGCGATGTCCGGCTGCTCGCGGAGCTGGGGGTGCGGCAGGTCGCGGAGAACCGCGATCAGGAGGCGGCCCCCAAGGCCGCTGAATGCGCTGATTTGCCCCTTACTTGGAACTTTGTCGGTCAGCTGCAGACCAACAAGGTGCGATCCGTAGCCGGTTATGCCGGAATTGTTCAATCGGTCGACCGGGCCCGGCTCGTCACCGCACTCGACAAGGAGGCGGTGCGCACCGGGCGCGAACTGGGTTGCCTGATCCAGGTGGCACTTGACGCGGAGTCGGGTGTGCGGGGTGAGCGGGGCGGTGTGGCAGCGGACGGTGTCGCGGTGCTCGCCGAGCAGATCGCCGGCGCCCAAGGTCTGCGGCTGGACGGTGTGATGACCGTCGCGCCGCTGGCCGGGCCCTATGCGGGGCGTGAACTCGCGGCTTTCGAACGGCTCATGGAAATCTCATCCGACCTGCGCGGGAACCATCCTGCTGCCAACATGGTGTCAGCAGGCATGAGCGCGGACCTCGAAGAGGCCGTGGCGGCCGGGGCGACACATGTGCGCGTCGGCACTGCGGTACTCGGAGTCCGACCACGGCTCCGGTAA
- a CDS encoding YggT family protein yields the protein MSVFGQVIYIALYCFLIVLIFRLVMDYVFQFARSWQPGKAMVVILEAAYTVTDPPLKLLRRVIPPLRLGGVALDLSFFVLMIIVYILITVVRTVLLV from the coding sequence ATGAGTGTCTTTGGTCAGGTGATCTACATCGCGCTGTACTGCTTCCTGATCGTGTTGATCTTCCGGCTGGTGATGGACTATGTCTTCCAGTTCGCCCGTTCATGGCAACCCGGCAAGGCGATGGTGGTCATTCTTGAGGCCGCCTACACTGTCACTGATCCGCCACTCAAGCTTCTGCGGCGGGTCATTCCGCCGCTGCGTCTCGGGGGCGTGGCGCTCGACCTGTCCTTCTTCGTATTGATGATCATCGTGTACATCCTGATCACCGTCGTGAGGACGGTGTTGTTGGTGTGA
- the murG gene encoding undecaprenyldiphospho-muramoylpentapeptide beta-N-acetylglucosaminyltransferase, whose amino-acid sequence MHVVLAGGGTAGHIEPALALADALRRQDPTVGITALGTEKGLETRLVPERGYELGLIPAVPLPRKPTPELITVPGRLRGTIKAAEQILERTKADCVVGFGGYVALPGYLAAKRLGVPIIVHEANARPGLANKIGSRYAKFVAVSTPDSKLRGARYVGIPLRRTIATLDRAAVRPEARAAFGLDPNLPTLLVSGGSQGARRLNEVIQAAVPALQRAGIQVLHAVGPKNELPHADNMPGMPPYVPVPYVDRMDLAYAAADMMLCRAGAMTVAELSAVGLPAAFVPLPIGNGEQRLNAQPLVNAGGGLLVDDAQLTPDWVQNSVLPVLADPHRLYEMSRAASEFGRRDADELLVGMVYEAIAQRNK is encoded by the coding sequence GTGCATGTCGTACTCGCCGGTGGGGGGACCGCCGGCCACATCGAGCCCGCGCTCGCCCTCGCGGACGCACTGCGGAGGCAGGACCCCACCGTGGGGATCACGGCACTCGGTACGGAAAAGGGCCTGGAGACCCGGCTCGTCCCGGAACGCGGCTATGAGCTGGGCCTCATCCCGGCCGTGCCGCTGCCGCGCAAGCCCACCCCCGAACTGATCACCGTCCCCGGGCGCCTGCGCGGCACGATCAAGGCCGCCGAGCAGATCCTGGAGCGCACGAAGGCGGACTGTGTCGTCGGCTTCGGCGGCTATGTGGCGCTGCCCGGCTATCTGGCCGCCAAGCGGCTCGGGGTGCCGATCATCGTCCACGAGGCCAATGCCCGCCCCGGCCTGGCCAACAAGATCGGCTCGCGGTACGCCAAGTTCGTCGCCGTCAGCACCCCGGACAGCAAGCTGCGCGGTGCCCGGTATGTCGGCATCCCGCTGCGCCGCACCATCGCCACGCTGGACCGCGCCGCGGTCCGCCCCGAGGCGCGGGCGGCCTTCGGTCTCGACCCCAACCTTCCGACCCTGCTGGTGTCCGGTGGTTCCCAGGGGGCCCGTCGGCTGAACGAGGTCATCCAGGCCGCCGTTCCGGCCCTCCAGCGCGCCGGCATCCAGGTCCTGCACGCGGTCGGCCCGAAGAACGAACTGCCGCACGCGGACAACATGCCCGGGATGCCCCCCTATGTCCCGGTACCGTACGTGGACCGGATGGATCTCGCGTACGCCGCGGCCGACATGATGCTCTGCCGCGCGGGCGCAATGACCGTCGCCGAGTTGTCCGCCGTCGGGCTCCCGGCCGCTTTCGTCCCGCTGCCGATCGGCAACGGCGAGCAGCGGCTCAACGCCCAGCCGCTGGTCAACGCCGGCGGGGGCCTGCTGGTCGATGACGCCCAGCTGACCCCGGACTGGGTGCAGAACAGCGTGCTCCCGGTCCTGGCCGATCCGCACCGGCTGTACGAGATGTCGCGCGCGGCCTCCGAGTTCGGCCGCCGGGACGCCGACGAGCTGCTGGTCGGCATGGTGTACGAGGCGATCGCACAGCGCAACAAGTAG
- the ftsZ gene encoding cell division protein FtsZ, translating into MAAPQNYLAVIKVVGIGGGGVNAINRMIEVGLKGVEFIAINTDAQALLMSDADVKLDVGREMTRGLGAGANPDVGRKAAEDHREEIEEVLKGADMVFVTAGEGGGTGTGGAPVVANIARSLGALTIGVVTRPFTFEGRRRANQAEDGIAQLREEVDTLIVIPNDRLLSISDRQVSVLDAFKSADQVLLSGVQGITDLITTPGLINLDFADVKSVMSEAGSALMGIGSARGDDRAVAAAEMAISSPLLEASIDGARGVLLSISGGSDLGLFEINEAAQLVSEAAHPEANIIFGAVIDDALGDEVRVTVIAAGFDGGQPPARRDSQSSALSAPKREEPAPAPSRPATPPEPRSSSFGGLGSVPVRDEEPAPAESSSSLGEVPSSPASAPQVPPARPYSDSAAEELDVPDFLK; encoded by the coding sequence GTGGCAGCACCGCAGAACTACCTCGCAGTCATCAAGGTCGTCGGCATCGGCGGCGGTGGCGTGAACGCCATCAACCGGATGATCGAGGTCGGGCTCAAGGGCGTCGAGTTCATCGCGATCAACACCGATGCGCAGGCGCTGCTGATGAGCGACGCCGACGTCAAGCTCGACGTCGGCCGCGAAATGACCCGCGGGCTCGGCGCCGGCGCCAACCCGGATGTGGGTCGGAAGGCGGCCGAGGACCACCGCGAGGAGATCGAGGAGGTCCTCAAGGGGGCCGACATGGTCTTCGTGACCGCGGGTGAGGGCGGCGGCACCGGCACCGGCGGCGCCCCCGTCGTCGCCAACATCGCGCGCTCGCTGGGCGCCCTGACGATCGGTGTGGTCACCCGCCCGTTCACCTTTGAGGGCCGCCGTCGCGCCAACCAGGCCGAGGACGGCATCGCGCAGCTGCGCGAAGAGGTCGACACCCTCATCGTGATCCCCAACGACCGACTGCTGTCCATCTCGGACCGCCAGGTGAGCGTGCTCGACGCGTTCAAGTCCGCGGACCAGGTACTGCTGTCGGGTGTCCAGGGCATCACCGATCTGATCACCACCCCGGGCCTGATCAACCTCGACTTCGCCGACGTCAAGTCCGTGATGTCGGAGGCCGGCTCGGCCCTCATGGGGATCGGCTCGGCGCGCGGCGACGACCGCGCGGTGGCCGCAGCGGAGATGGCGATCTCCTCGCCGCTCCTGGAGGCGTCCATCGACGGCGCCCGCGGTGTGCTGCTGTCCATCTCCGGCGGCTCCGACCTCGGTCTCTTCGAGATCAACGAGGCCGCGCAGCTGGTCAGCGAGGCGGCACACCCGGAAGCCAACATCATCTTCGGTGCGGTCATCGACGACGCACTGGGCGACGAGGTCCGGGTGACGGTCATCGCCGCGGGCTTCGACGGCGGTCAGCCGCCGGCCCGCCGGGACAGCCAGTCCTCCGCACTGTCGGCCCCGAAGCGCGAGGAGCCCGCCCCGGCCCCGAGCCGTCCGGCGACTCCGCCGGAGCCGCGTTCGTCGTCCTTCGGCGGACTGGGCTCGGTGCCCGTACGGGACGAGGAGCCGGCGCCCGCCGAGTCCTCCTCCTCACTGGGCGAGGTCCCGTCGTCCCCGGCGAGCGCTCCGCAGGTTCCCCCGGCCCGTCCGTACTCGGACTCGGCGGCCGAGGAACTGGACGTCCCCGACTTCCTGAAGTGA
- a CDS encoding DivIVA domain-containing protein has product MPLTPEDVRNKQFTTVRLREGYDEDEVDAFLDEVEAELTRLLRENEDLRAKLAAATRAAAQNQQQQGLRKGPDQQQQEQQQRPGAPVPAAISGPQPVPPQQQGMGGPPQLPGGAPQLPPGPGGHGPGPQGPHGPGPMGPGGPMGGPMGGPGGPQQLPQGGQQGGPGGDSAARVLSLAQQTADQAIAEARSEANKIVGEARSRAEGLERDARAKADALERDAQEKHRVAMGSLESARATLERKVEDLRGFEREYRTRLKSYLESQLRQLENQADDSLAPPRTPAAAPSLPPSPSMASAGAGAMGGNHTMGGNQSMGGGNHSMAGPSGGGPSYGGQQQMSPAMTQPMAPVRPQSPQPMQQTPSPMRGFLIDEDDN; this is encoded by the coding sequence ATGCCGTTGACCCCCGAGGACGTGCGGAACAAGCAGTTCACGACCGTCCGCCTCCGAGAAGGCTATGACGAGGACGAGGTCGATGCCTTCCTCGATGAGGTCGAGGCCGAACTGACCCGGCTCCTGCGGGAGAACGAGGACCTTCGCGCCAAGCTGGCCGCTGCCACCCGCGCCGCCGCGCAGAATCAGCAGCAGCAGGGCCTGCGCAAGGGACCTGACCAGCAGCAGCAGGAGCAGCAGCAGAGGCCCGGGGCCCCTGTGCCCGCCGCCATATCCGGTCCGCAGCCGGTGCCGCCGCAGCAGCAGGGGATGGGTGGGCCTCCCCAACTGCCCGGTGGTGCACCTCAGCTGCCTCCTGGTCCCGGTGGCCACGGCCCCGGCCCGCAGGGCCCGCACGGCCCCGGTCCGATGGGCCCCGGCGGCCCGATGGGTGGCCCGATGGGCGGCCCCGGCGGACCGCAGCAGCTGCCCCAGGGCGGCCAGCAGGGTGGTCCCGGTGGTGACAGCGCCGCGCGCGTGCTGTCGCTGGCACAGCAGACCGCCGACCAGGCGATCGCGGAGGCCCGTTCCGAGGCCAACAAGATCGTCGGCGAGGCGCGCAGCCGTGCCGAGGGCCTGGAGCGGGACGCCCGCGCCAAGGCCGACGCGCTGGAGCGGGACGCGCAGGAGAAGCACCGCGTGGCGATGGGCTCGCTGGAGTCGGCCCGCGCGACGCTGGAGCGCAAGGTCGAGGACCTGCGCGGCTTCGAGCGCGAGTACCGCACGCGGCTGAAGTCCTACCTGGAGAGCCAGCTGCGTCAGCTGGAGAACCAGGCGGACGACTCGCTGGCCCCGCCGCGGACCCCGGCCGCCGCTCCCTCGCTGCCGCCGTCGCCGTCGATGGCGTCGGCCGGTGCGGGCGCCATGGGTGGCAACCACACCATGGGCGGCAACCAGTCGATGGGTGGCGGCAACCACTCCATGGCCGGTCCGTCCGGTGGCGGTCCGTCCTACGGCGGTCAGCAGCAGATGTCGCCGGCGATGACTCAGCCGATGGCTCCGGTGCGTCCGCAGAGCCCGCAGCCGATGCAGCAGACGCCGTCGCCGATGCGCGGCTTCCTGATCGACGAGGACGACAACTGA